Proteins from a single region of Aureibacter tunicatorum:
- a CDS encoding chloride channel protein, giving the protein MLKRFLFWRVKHINNKNFTLLVSGVVGVLAGLAAVVLKESVHFIHNWLQSDTDNIWDDWRYIFFPSIGIILTVILSRYVVKEKLGHGVSGILYNISQKSSKVPPKKQWTSLVFSAITVGFGGSVGLESPIVVTGSAIGSNIGRITHLDYNRRSLLIGCGAAGAISSIFYSPIAGVIFAIECILADVSISSFIPLLISSVCGALVSLGLLGSDVLFSFKLQDPFAASDTPLYILLGVISGFVSLYFTRVTYYVEPRIKRIKNYLLRALIAGLSIGILVFVLPSLYGEGYDSIKMLLNGNALDVFGKYHYLYQGEFAQAFIILSLLAIILLKPVATSLTIGGGGCGGVFAPSMFLGGVTGFFVALTTNFIAGENIASLSNFTLVGMCGVMAGVLHAPLTGIFLIAEITGGYTLFLPLMLVSAISFSTISYFEKYSIYTKKLIERGQLFQDDKDGAVLDKIQLQKIVERDLKTIKSHSTLGDLVELVKVSKRNIFPVIDEEGQLLGIITLDDIREKMFDEEKRCNLVVNTIMHKPPATISPDESMKSAINKFQRTGSWNLPVIKDGKYYGIISKSGIFNAYRNKLKKKTIIT; this is encoded by the coding sequence ATGCTGAAAAGGTTTTTATTTTGGCGTGTAAAACACATAAACAATAAAAATTTCACTTTACTCGTCAGTGGTGTTGTAGGAGTTTTAGCGGGCTTAGCAGCCGTAGTGCTTAAAGAGTCAGTGCACTTCATCCATAATTGGCTTCAATCAGATACCGATAATATTTGGGATGATTGGAGATATATATTTTTCCCTTCCATAGGGATCATACTCACTGTAATTCTATCCAGATATGTTGTGAAAGAAAAGCTCGGGCATGGTGTGTCTGGCATACTTTATAATATATCTCAAAAGTCAAGCAAAGTTCCTCCGAAGAAACAATGGACTTCGTTGGTCTTCAGCGCTATTACTGTAGGGTTTGGAGGATCCGTGGGGTTGGAGTCTCCGATTGTGGTGACAGGATCCGCAATAGGATCCAATATAGGCAGAATTACCCATTTGGATTATAATAGAAGGTCATTATTGATAGGATGCGGAGCCGCAGGCGCGATCTCATCCATATTCTATTCACCAATAGCGGGTGTGATATTCGCGATAGAGTGTATACTCGCTGATGTCTCGATTTCATCATTCATTCCGCTTTTGATATCGTCTGTATGCGGAGCTTTGGTATCATTAGGTTTATTGGGGTCCGATGTTCTTTTCTCGTTTAAGTTGCAAGACCCTTTCGCCGCATCAGATACGCCTCTGTACATACTGCTTGGCGTTATCAGCGGATTTGTATCGCTTTACTTTACCAGAGTGACATATTATGTAGAGCCTCGCATCAAAAGAATAAAAAATTATTTGCTGAGAGCATTAATTGCCGGTTTATCCATTGGCATACTGGTTTTCGTTCTTCCATCGCTATACGGCGAAGGATATGATTCTATCAAAATGCTTTTGAACGGCAATGCTTTGGATGTATTTGGCAAATACCACTATTTGTATCAAGGAGAATTCGCTCAAGCCTTTATCATACTTAGCTTATTGGCGATCATATTACTTAAGCCAGTGGCTACTTCGCTTACTATTGGCGGTGGCGGTTGTGGTGGAGTATTTGCTCCGTCCATGTTCTTAGGTGGAGTCACAGGCTTCTTTGTCGCTCTAACTACTAATTTTATCGCAGGAGAAAATATCGCCAGTCTCAGCAATTTTACGCTTGTAGGCATGTGCGGTGTTATGGCGGGCGTATTGCATGCACCATTGACGGGAATATTTTTGATAGCTGAAATTACAGGAGGATATACGCTATTCCTGCCGCTAATGCTTGTATCAGCAATTTCCTTCAGCACAATTTCATATTTTGAAAAATATTCTATCTATACCAAAAAACTCATCGAGAGAGGGCAGCTTTTTCAAGATGATAAAGACGGAGCGGTATTGGACAAAATACAATTGCAAAAAATTGTTGAGCGCGATTTGAAAACAATCAAATCACATTCAACACTGGGCGACTTGGTAGAGCTCGTTAAAGTCTCGAAAAGAAATATCTTTCCAGTCATTGACGAAGAAGGCCAGCTTTTGGGAATTATCACATTGGATGACATTAGGGAAAAAATGTTTGACGAGGAAAAAAGATGCAACCTTGTCGTTAACACGATTATGCACAAGCCTCCAGCAACCATATCTCCTGACGAATCAATGAAATCAGCCATCAATAAGTTTCAAAGAACCGGCTCTTGGAATTTGCCTGTGATCAAAGATGGAAAATACTACGGCATCATTTCCAAGTCAGGAATATTCAATGCTTACAGAAATAAACTGAAGAAAAAAACAATTATTACTTGA
- a CDS encoding TlpA disulfide reductase family protein: MKRIFLGLALAGMIFSCENKQKPQNETAGDHFEINGTTSVIPDSTMVLLKKHKGGHSFEKLDSAMVLNGKFRLNGKLESPDRLYLDLGKNQQLGLFMGNEVVNVAIDDANIANAEITGSKSQNDYQSYLKAVKPYADKKSLLENEYYDAQQKNDTAALNKVNALYEETIADEQKVIEQWIKEHPASYISAVAIREQLIYQLDYNELNDMLKILSPEVLKTEAGESLSERRDVLSKVAVGQMAPDFTLNTPDGQSLSLSSLRGNPVLIDFWASWCPPCRKENPNLVKTFNLYKDKGLQIIGVSLDTSLDKWKKAIADDHINWYQVSDLQGWKSPVVAKYGVISIPHTVLLDSDGKIVAKNLHGEKLKKELDKLLSLNQ; this comes from the coding sequence ATGAAAAGAATATTTTTAGGACTTGCTTTGGCAGGAATGATTTTCTCATGCGAAAACAAGCAAAAACCGCAAAATGAAACTGCTGGAGACCATTTTGAAATTAATGGAACTACTAGCGTCATTCCGGACAGTACCATGGTATTGTTGAAAAAGCATAAAGGAGGACATAGCTTTGAGAAGTTGGATTCTGCGATGGTGCTGAATGGTAAATTCAGATTGAATGGAAAGCTGGAGTCTCCGGACCGTTTGTATTTGGATCTAGGGAAAAACCAACAGTTAGGTTTGTTCATGGGCAATGAAGTGGTGAATGTTGCGATCGATGATGCGAATATCGCTAATGCGGAGATTACCGGCTCAAAATCTCAAAATGACTATCAGTCATATTTGAAAGCGGTTAAGCCTTACGCTGATAAGAAGTCTTTATTGGAAAATGAGTATTACGACGCGCAGCAAAAAAATGACACAGCGGCTTTGAATAAAGTGAATGCATTGTATGAAGAAACAATCGCAGACGAGCAAAAGGTTATTGAGCAGTGGATAAAAGAGCATCCAGCGTCTTATATTTCAGCGGTGGCTATAAGAGAGCAATTGATTTATCAGTTGGACTACAACGAGCTGAATGATATGTTGAAAATACTTTCGCCTGAGGTTCTGAAGACGGAAGCTGGAGAAAGTTTATCGGAAAGAAGAGACGTGTTGTCGAAAGTAGCCGTTGGCCAGATGGCTCCTGACTTTACATTGAATACGCCTGATGGCCAATCTCTTTCCTTGTCATCTTTAAGAGGAAATCCTGTATTGATTGATTTTTGGGCTTCTTGGTGTCCTCCATGCAGAAAAGAAAATCCAAACTTGGTGAAAACATTTAACTTGTATAAAGACAAGGGGCTTCAGATCATAGGAGTATCATTGGATACTAGCCTTGACAAGTGGAAAAAGGCTATCGCCGATGATCATATCAATTGGTATCAAGTTTCAGATTTGCAAGGATGGAAAAGTCCGGTAGTGGCTAAGTATGGAGTGATTTCAATTCCTCATACTGTTTTGTTGGATTCTGATGGAAAGATCGTAGCTAAAAATTTACATGGCGAGAAACTTAAGAAAGAGTTGGATAAGCTACTTTCTTTGAATCAATAG
- the secA gene encoding preprotein translocase subunit SecA, producing MLELITKGIAKIFGTKSERDIKTLWPIVHQINAEFDKLSSLSDDELRDKTQNIIERINDSLKDIDNNIEELHKKVEEHPSMSLTEKEGVFNQIDSLEDKRNEKLEEVLNTVLPEAFAIVKETGRRYKENKFLKVKATIHDRKIATMKHNVEIDGDYAIWHNEWDAAGTTVTWDMVHYDVQLIGGIVLHQGKISEMATGEGKTLVATLPAFLNALAKRGVHVVTVNDYLAKRDSEWMAPLFEFHQLTIDCIDKYQPNSEERRNAYQADITYGTNNEFGFDYLRDNMTREVKELVQRKRHHYAMVDEVDSVLIDDARTPLIISGPIPKGDEHEFYELKPRVSLLVDAQRKLASQFLLEAKKLIKEGDENEGGLALFRAYRALPKHKPLIKFLSEQGIRQILQKTENYYLADNARLMPEADEPLYFIIEEKHNSIDMTEKGIDLITGQGSDPNFFVMPDLAIEIDKLDKDTELDEASRVEKKDAIIRDYSVKAERIHSVNQLLKAYTLFEKDQEYIVQDDKVMIVDEQTGRVMDGRRFSDGLHQALEAKENVKVEDATQTYATVTLQNYFRMYHKLSGMTGTAETEAGELWEIYKLDVVMIPTNKKIQRDDREDKVYKTVREKFNAVADEIVELTNAGRPVLVGTTSVEISELLSRMLQMKKIKHQVLNAKQHAREADVVALAGQPGTVTIATNMAGRGTDIKLSQESRAAGGLAIIGTERHESRRVDRQLRGRAGRQGDVGSSQFFVSLEDNLMRLFGSERIAKLMDRLGLEEGEVIQHSMITKSIERAQKKVEENNFGIRKRLLEYDDIMNHQREVIYKRRRNALYGERLKVDILNSIYDTCDDIVNECKDSDDYETFRIKTATVLGLELPISADEFSKIDKGALLQQLNEKALSNYEAKNQSISERAFPIIKQVFETRGATVRDILVPFTDGQKQIGISSNLEKNVETNCKALIDSLEKNATLSIIDQTWKEHLRDMDDLKQSVQNAVYEQKDPLLIYKFESFELFKQFLAKVNSELVSFLMKATIPVQESTEVHEDRQKQVKQEYTEEKEEVNSALNTNTSQESEPAPKQQPVRSEKVHGRNDRVKVQYADGTVKEDVKFKSVENDLRDGKCVIIE from the coding sequence ATGCTGGAGCTGATCACTAAAGGAATAGCAAAGATTTTTGGCACAAAATCCGAAAGGGATATAAAAACCCTTTGGCCGATTGTGCATCAAATCAATGCTGAATTTGACAAATTATCCTCCCTCTCGGATGACGAACTTAGGGACAAAACCCAAAATATCATCGAGCGAATCAACGACTCGCTTAAGGATATCGACAACAACATAGAAGAACTTCACAAGAAGGTAGAAGAGCACCCTTCTATGAGCTTGACCGAAAAGGAGGGAGTATTCAATCAAATAGATTCCTTGGAAGATAAGCGGAATGAAAAGCTGGAGGAGGTTCTAAACACAGTACTTCCAGAAGCTTTCGCCATAGTAAAAGAAACAGGTAGAAGATACAAGGAAAATAAATTCCTTAAAGTGAAAGCCACAATCCATGATCGCAAGATCGCTACGATGAAGCATAATGTGGAAATCGACGGAGATTATGCGATTTGGCACAATGAATGGGATGCTGCCGGCACTACAGTTACTTGGGACATGGTTCATTATGATGTTCAGCTGATCGGTGGTATCGTGCTTCACCAAGGTAAAATATCCGAAATGGCAACGGGTGAAGGTAAAACGCTCGTGGCAACGCTTCCTGCATTTCTTAACGCATTGGCCAAAAGAGGCGTGCACGTGGTTACTGTCAATGATTACTTGGCAAAGCGTGACTCCGAATGGATGGCTCCTCTATTTGAATTCCACCAGCTTACTATCGACTGCATAGACAAGTATCAGCCTAATTCTGAGGAAAGAAGAAACGCTTATCAAGCGGATATCACTTATGGTACCAACAACGAATTCGGTTTTGACTACCTGAGAGATAATATGACTAGAGAAGTCAAAGAGCTTGTTCAGCGAAAGAGACATCATTACGCTATGGTCGATGAAGTTGACTCGGTATTGATTGATGATGCCAGAACTCCTTTGATCATCTCCGGACCAATACCAAAAGGCGACGAGCATGAATTTTATGAGCTTAAGCCTCGTGTTTCCTTGCTTGTTGACGCTCAGAGAAAATTAGCGTCCCAATTCCTATTGGAAGCGAAAAAACTAATCAAAGAAGGCGACGAAAACGAAGGAGGCTTGGCCTTGTTCAGAGCCTACAGAGCTTTGCCTAAGCATAAGCCTTTGATTAAATTCTTAAGTGAGCAAGGCATTCGCCAGATTCTTCAAAAAACGGAGAATTATTACTTGGCTGACAATGCCAGATTGATGCCTGAAGCTGACGAGCCATTGTACTTCATCATCGAAGAAAAACATAACTCCATCGATATGACGGAGAAAGGTATCGACCTTATCACTGGCCAAGGAAGCGATCCTAACTTCTTCGTGATGCCTGACCTAGCTATTGAAATCGACAAGCTGGACAAGGATACCGAACTGGACGAGGCAAGCAGAGTGGAAAAGAAAGACGCGATCATCAGAGACTACTCTGTGAAAGCGGAAAGAATTCACTCGGTAAACCAGCTCCTTAAAGCATACACGCTATTTGAAAAAGACCAGGAATACATCGTTCAAGACGACAAAGTAATGATCGTCGATGAGCAAACTGGTCGTGTGATGGATGGAAGAAGGTTCTCTGATGGACTTCACCAAGCTTTGGAGGCGAAAGAAAATGTAAAAGTAGAGGATGCTACGCAGACATACGCTACTGTGACTCTTCAGAACTACTTCCGTATGTACCATAAGCTATCTGGTATGACGGGTACTGCCGAGACGGAAGCGGGAGAGCTTTGGGAAATCTACAAGTTGGATGTGGTGATGATTCCAACAAACAAGAAAATACAAAGAGACGATAGAGAAGACAAAGTATATAAAACCGTAAGGGAGAAATTCAATGCTGTAGCTGACGAGATCGTTGAGCTTACGAATGCGGGAAGACCAGTATTGGTAGGTACGACATCCGTTGAGATCTCAGAGCTATTGAGTAGAATGCTTCAGATGAAGAAAATCAAGCACCAGGTTCTTAATGCCAAGCAACACGCTAGAGAAGCGGATGTGGTAGCATTAGCTGGACAGCCGGGCACCGTCACCATCGCTACAAACATGGCGGGTCGTGGTACGGATATCAAGCTTAGCCAAGAATCTAGAGCAGCTGGCGGTTTGGCGATTATCGGTACTGAAAGACATGAATCAAGACGTGTGGATAGACAGCTTAGAGGTCGTGCCGGTCGTCAAGGAGATGTTGGTTCTTCGCAATTCTTCGTATCTCTAGAGGACAATTTGATGAGACTTTTCGGTTCTGAGAGAATCGCTAAATTGATGGATAGACTTGGACTTGAAGAAGGAGAGGTAATCCAGCATAGCATGATTACAAAGTCTATCGAAAGAGCTCAGAAAAAAGTAGAGGAAAACAACTTCGGTATACGTAAGCGACTTCTTGAGTATGATGATATCATGAATCATCAAAGAGAAGTAATTTACAAGAGACGCCGCAATGCTCTGTATGGCGAACGCCTTAAAGTAGATATTCTTAACAGCATCTATGACACTTGCGACGATATAGTGAACGAGTGCAAAGATTCTGACGATTATGAAACATTCAGAATCAAAACTGCCACAGTGCTAGGCTTGGAGTTGCCAATTTCAGCAGATGAATTCTCTAAAATTGACAAAGGCGCTCTGCTTCAACAATTGAATGAAAAAGCACTTTCAAACTATGAAGCTAAAAACCAATCCATATCTGAAAGAGCCTTCCCTATTATCAAACAAGTATTTGAAACGAGAGGAGCTACAGTAAGAGATATCTTAGTGCCGTTCACTGACGGACAAAAGCAAATTGGTATTTCTTCCAACTTGGAGAAAAACGTTGAGACCAATTGCAAAGCATTGATCGACTCGTTGGAGAAAAATGCCACGCTTTCCATCATAGACCAAACATGGAAAGAGCATCTAAGAGACATGGATGACTTGAAGCAATCAGTCCAAAATGCTGTGTATGAGCAAAAAGATCCGCTTTTGATCTACAAATTCGAATCATTTGAGCTATTCAAGCAATTCTTGGCTAAAGTGAATAGCGAGCTTGTGTCCTTCCTTATGAAAGCCACTATTCCAGTGCAGGAATCCACTGAAGTACATGAAGATCGCCAAAAGCAGGTGAAGCAAGAATATACAGAAGAAAAAGAAGAAGTAAATTCAGCGCTTAACACCAACACTTCCCAAGAAAGCGAACCAGCTCCAAAACAGCAACCAGTTCGCTCTGAAAAAGTACATGGCAGAAACGATCGTGTAAAAGTTCAGTACGCTGACGGAACCGTAAAGGAAGATGTAAAATTCAAGTCTGTGGAGAATGACTTGAGAGATGGCAAATGCGTGATCATAGAATAG
- the dapF gene encoding diaminopimelate epimerase: MQKLKFYKYQGTGNDFVMIDNRDMAIASENVSLVKRLCDRKFGVGADGLILIQPLEGYDFEMIYFNADGTKSLCGNGCRSAVMFARHLGIVGNKASFMTIDGGLKAQVNDDEVKLGMPDVKKVEEIDGDYYVNTGSPHYVAFVDEVKDYPVFEMGRSIRNNEHFAPKGGTNVNFVQKLSDHEVFVRTYERGVEDETLSCGTGVTGVVLVCHFAKQMTSPVTVQTLGGTLQISFDYDANGYTNICLQGPAKKVFEGEIEI; this comes from the coding sequence ATGCAAAAGTTGAAATTTTATAAATACCAAGGCACAGGCAACGATTTCGTAATGATCGACAATAGAGACATGGCCATAGCATCAGAGAATGTCTCTTTGGTAAAGCGTCTGTGCGACAGAAAGTTTGGAGTGGGAGCCGATGGGCTCATATTGATACAACCCCTTGAAGGTTACGATTTTGAGATGATTTACTTCAACGCCGACGGCACTAAAAGCCTATGCGGCAATGGGTGTAGGTCAGCGGTGATGTTCGCTCGACATTTAGGCATAGTTGGCAACAAAGCTAGCTTCATGACTATAGACGGAGGTTTGAAAGCCCAAGTCAATGACGATGAAGTCAAGCTTGGAATGCCCGATGTCAAAAAAGTAGAGGAAATCGATGGAGACTATTATGTCAATACTGGCTCGCCTCACTATGTGGCATTTGTGGATGAGGTAAAAGATTATCCGGTATTTGAAATGGGCCGCTCGATACGCAACAATGAGCATTTCGCTCCAAAAGGAGGAACCAATGTCAATTTCGTTCAAAAACTATCTGATCATGAAGTTTTTGTCAGAACATATGAGAGAGGTGTAGAGGATGAAACTCTCTCTTGCGGAACAGGCGTAACAGGCGTAGTATTGGTTTGCCACTTTGCTAAGCAAATGACTTCTCCGGTTACAGTGCAAACCCTAGGCGGAACTTTGCAAATATCTTTCGACTACGACGCAAATGGATACACGAACATCTGCCTTCAAGGTCCTGCGAAGAAAGTATTCGAAGGAGAAATTGAAATATGA
- a CDS encoding patatin-like phospholipase family protein — protein sequence MKPTTTLFTVLISLLSLSATFAQQQKNNDRPTVGLVLSGGGAKGVAHIGVLKYLEEKEIPVDYIVGTSMGALVGGLYAAGYSPLQIEEIFISQEFQAWINGIKDPKYNQYFAENEPNASWKSISFELDSSLNATFNSGLAEDLPLNFAIAKITARASQAAQNDFDSLFIPFRAMASEIFTQQEVILSKGQLGNAMRASMTIPFVYQPIKIDGKYYFDGGVYNNFPVDVCKKEFDPDIIIGVNVSSKVFEEYPKKNDDKLISQALLYSFLDRTNPDDVGPDGIYISPPTGDVSSMGFKNPKAVIDSGYMAATRLEDEILAKISTRVSCEEVAEKRNEFLLKQESIVISDIKLTGFSDKEKNFITSIFNKKNKDKLYLNDIKTGYYRLTSHQYFQNVYPNIVWDQDDQNYDLHLLANNRRNLRLDVGGNINISLPSEFYVGLNITHFNGLLMEHTVNGYAGGFYNSFHYNSRIYLNTFKRFYIAPTITINDWDYFKTTDAFSLNGKESDLLKRFDGSYGLELGMPLGTSQKLIFRAGYIFNNDSFFNRSFVTSQDAMDNMTFSGGAFSVNLQKDNWDEKQFPREGKKGEISLRMFNGVANYTPGTTSIIERPQTKNVNWAQAKITESSYYKLNKYLSIGQSFEAMASIQPEMFNYTSTLLYSPGYSPYPDSEFLFLKSFRSPLYMAGGAHMIVEPAKKLQIRGSFNLFVPLAKVTEVENQGYEITANEFNELRVSANAALIYFTPIGPVRANYSFYDDSGSRNNFFISFGYMLFNRKSTE from the coding sequence ATGAAACCGACAACCACCTTATTCACCGTTTTAATCTCTCTACTGAGTCTTTCAGCAACATTTGCTCAACAGCAAAAAAATAATGATAGGCCAACAGTAGGGCTCGTGCTAAGCGGAGGAGGGGCTAAAGGCGTTGCTCATATTGGAGTTCTTAAGTATTTAGAGGAAAAAGAAATTCCGGTGGATTATATTGTAGGAACATCCATGGGAGCTTTAGTCGGAGGGCTGTATGCCGCTGGATATTCGCCGCTTCAAATCGAGGAAATTTTCATTAGCCAAGAATTCCAAGCATGGATCAATGGAATAAAGGACCCAAAATACAATCAATACTTCGCTGAAAATGAGCCAAATGCTTCTTGGAAATCAATTAGCTTTGAACTTGACTCGAGCCTAAACGCTACATTTAACTCTGGACTTGCCGAAGACCTTCCCTTGAACTTTGCCATAGCAAAAATAACAGCAAGAGCATCGCAAGCTGCTCAAAACGATTTTGACAGCTTATTCATTCCCTTCAGAGCAATGGCTTCCGAGATTTTCACTCAACAAGAAGTGATTCTATCCAAAGGTCAGCTAGGGAATGCCATGAGAGCTTCCATGACTATTCCATTTGTCTATCAACCTATAAAAATCGACGGCAAGTATTATTTCGATGGAGGAGTATATAACAACTTCCCTGTAGACGTATGCAAAAAAGAGTTCGATCCGGATATTATTATCGGAGTGAATGTCTCATCAAAAGTATTTGAGGAATATCCCAAAAAAAATGACGACAAATTAATAAGCCAAGCTTTGCTTTATTCCTTTTTGGACAGAACCAACCCAGACGATGTCGGTCCCGATGGCATATATATTTCTCCACCGACCGGAGATGTATCATCCATGGGGTTTAAAAACCCGAAGGCAGTCATCGATTCTGGATATATGGCTGCTACAAGACTAGAGGATGAAATATTGGCTAAAATCAGCACTAGAGTCAGTTGCGAAGAAGTCGCTGAAAAAAGAAATGAGTTTTTGCTTAAACAAGAGTCCATCGTAATCTCCGATATCAAACTCACTGGATTCTCGGACAAAGAAAAAAATTTCATTACAAGCATATTCAACAAAAAAAATAAAGACAAGCTTTACCTTAATGATATTAAAACTGGATACTACAGACTAACATCCCACCAATACTTTCAAAATGTATATCCGAATATCGTTTGGGATCAAGATGATCAAAATTACGACCTTCACTTATTAGCAAATAATCGCAGAAATCTTAGATTGGATGTCGGAGGAAATATCAATATCTCTTTGCCAAGCGAATTTTACGTAGGATTGAATATTACCCACTTCAACGGCTTGCTTATGGAGCATACTGTCAATGGATATGCAGGTGGGTTTTATAATTCATTTCACTACAATTCCAGAATATATTTAAATACCTTTAAAAGGTTTTATATCGCCCCGACAATAACTATCAATGATTGGGATTACTTTAAGACAACCGACGCTTTCAGCTTGAACGGTAAAGAAAGCGACTTGCTCAAGAGGTTTGATGGCAGCTATGGACTTGAGCTCGGAATGCCGCTAGGCACTTCCCAAAAATTGATATTTCGGGCAGGGTACATTTTCAATAATGATAGCTTTTTCAATCGTTCATTCGTAACATCGCAAGACGCAATGGATAATATGACATTCAGCGGAGGAGCTTTTTCCGTTAATCTTCAAAAAGACAATTGGGATGAAAAACAATTTCCTAGAGAAGGAAAAAAAGGAGAAATCTCTTTAAGAATGTTCAATGGAGTTGCTAACTACACTCCAGGGACGACTTCTATCATCGAAAGGCCTCAAACCAAGAATGTCAATTGGGCTCAAGCGAAAATAACGGAAAGCAGTTATTACAAGCTGAATAAGTATCTAAGCATCGGGCAAAGCTTTGAGGCTATGGCCAGCATACAACCCGAAATGTTCAATTACACAAGCACATTATTGTATAGCCCCGGGTATTCTCCTTATCCGGACTCGGAATTCCTTTTTCTCAAAAGCTTCAGGTCTCCTCTCTATATGGCAGGAGGCGCGCACATGATTGTAGAGCCAGCCAAGAAATTACAAATTAGAGGATCATTCAATTTATTTGTTCCTTTAGCCAAGGTGACTGAAGTGGAAAACCAAGGCTACGAAATTACTGCCAATGAATTCAATGAATTAAGAGTATCAGCCAATGCAGCATTGATTTACTTTACTCCCATAGGGCCTGTTAGAGCAAATTACAGTTTCTATGACGACTCCGGAAGTCGAAATAACTTCTTTATTTCTTTCGGATATATGCTATTCAATAGAAAATCGACTGAATGA
- the gltX gene encoding glutamate--tRNA ligase, translated as MEKEVRVRFAPSPTGPLHIGGVRTALYNYLFAKKNNGKFILRIEDTDQSRFVPGAEEYIIEALNWCGIKVDEGQGVGGEYGPYRQSERPEIYREHVQKLIDEGKAYYAFDTAEELEEMRERLTAARIAHPKYNVITRMTMKNSLTLPREEVEQRLASGAPYVIRLKVPKKEDVRFHDEVRGWVVINTSELDDKVLLKSDGLPTYHLANIVDDHLMNISHVIRGEEWLPSAPIHVLLYEYFGWEPPKFCHLPLLLKKDGNGKLSKRDGDKHGFPVFPLEWKDPQSGNITMGFREQGYLPDALVNFISLLGWNPGDNSELYFNMEDLANAFSLDRIIKAGAKFDIEKGQWFNEQYIKRKSNAELSKYLLKSLAEQNIECDQEKAEKICEALKERVTFPQELWTKGQYFFIAPQEYDEKVVKKKWTQEAVDLLSAYSEALKAHEGAIDRDSAHSILNDTLEKMGIKMGRVMQALRLAVSGSGAGADLMLTLEILGKETISQRIETAIETLKDRVKA; from the coding sequence ATGGAAAAAGAAGTACGCGTTCGTTTTGCTCCAAGTCCTACAGGACCTTTGCATATTGGTGGAGTGAGAACTGCACTATACAACTATTTGTTTGCTAAGAAAAACAATGGAAAATTCATTCTTAGAATTGAAGACACTGACCAAAGCAGATTTGTTCCTGGCGCTGAAGAATACATCATTGAAGCACTGAATTGGTGCGGTATCAAAGTGGACGAAGGACAAGGCGTAGGAGGCGAATATGGACCTTATCGTCAATCAGAAAGACCTGAAATATACCGAGAACATGTCCAAAAGCTTATCGATGAAGGCAAAGCTTACTATGCCTTTGATACTGCTGAAGAGCTGGAAGAAATGCGCGAGCGACTGACTGCGGCTAGAATCGCTCACCCTAAATACAATGTCATCACTAGAATGACAATGAAAAACTCTCTGACATTGCCTAGAGAAGAAGTCGAGCAAAGACTTGCTTCAGGCGCCCCATATGTCATTAGGCTTAAAGTTCCGAAAAAAGAAGATGTTCGATTCCATGACGAAGTAAGGGGATGGGTTGTCATCAACACTAGCGAACTGGACGATAAAGTTTTGTTAAAATCCGATGGTCTTCCAACTTACCACCTTGCAAATATTGTGGATGATCATTTGATGAATATCTCACATGTTATCAGAGGAGAAGAGTGGTTGCCTTCAGCTCCTATACACGTTTTGCTTTATGAATATTTTGGTTGGGAACCGCCTAAGTTCTGCCACTTGCCGCTTTTGTTAAAAAAAGACGGAAATGGAAAATTGAGCAAAAGAGATGGCGACAAGCATGGATTCCCTGTTTTTCCACTAGAATGGAAAGATCCTCAAAGTGGAAATATAACCATGGGATTCAGAGAGCAAGGCTACCTGCCTGACGCGCTTGTGAACTTTATTTCACTGCTTGGATGGAATCCTGGAGACAATAGCGAGCTTTATTTCAATATGGAAGATTTGGCCAATGCATTCTCTCTTGACAGAATCATCAAAGCAGGAGCCAAGTTCGATATTGAGAAAGGACAATGGTTCAACGAGCAATATATCAAGAGAAAATCCAACGCTGAGCTTTCGAAGTACCTTCTTAAGTCTCTAGCGGAGCAAAATATAGAATGCGACCAAGAGAAAGCCGAGAAAATCTGCGAGGCTCTTAAAGAAAGGGTAACTTTTCCGCAAGAATTATGGACAAAAGGACAGTACTTCTTCATCGCTCCGCAAGAATATGATGAAAAAGTAGTAAAGAAAAAGTGGACGCAAGAAGCTGTAGACCTGCTTAGCGCTTATTCAGAAGCGCTTAAAGCTCATGAGGGCGCAATAGACAGAGATAGCGCTCATAGCATACTGAATGATACTTTGGAGAAAATGGGCATTAAGATGGGCCGTGTGATGCAAGCCTTGAGACTCGCGGTCTCAGGTTCTGGCGCTGGAGCGGATCTTATGCTGACTTTGGAAATACTAGGCAAAGAAACTATTTCACAGAGAATCGAAACGGCAATTGAAACGCTTAAAGACAGAGTCAAAGCTTAG